In Candidatus Poribacteria bacterium, the genomic window CGTCACAACCGCTGCGAACACTCCCGTCGCGGAGCCGTACACCGCGCTCACGAGCGAGATTGACGCGAAGAACGCCAACCCCTGAGCGAAACTGCAATTCGGCACGCGGAGCGCGTTCAGCGAGATGAGCGCGAGCGGCGCGACGAGGGAGAGGCAGCCCAGGACGAACCCGTCGGCGAAGTGCGCTCCAACGCCGCGCGGTTCGCCGTCTTTCCGAGCCGACGTGACGGCTGAGATGCCGAACTTCGCCCCGGTCGCCCCGCCCAGCACGCCGAAGAGCGCCGAGAACTCGTAGCCCAGCAGGTCGAACAGCGGGACGAAACAGACGGCAAGCGCGACCGCGCCGAGCCCGCCGAACCATGCCCAGCTCGAACGCGCGCGAAGCTGCGAGCCGATCCGTCGGGAGAACGGTTCCATCACGAAAGCGCGGCGCGGATCGCGCGGACGAAGTCCGCCGCCGCTCGGCGCGGGTCGGGGTCGGCGCACACCGCCGAGATGACGGCGACGCCCCAGGCGCCCGCCCGGATGATCGCCTCGGCGTCCGACGCTCGCACGCCGCCGATGGCGATGACGGGAACTGGACTCACCACCGCGAACGCCGCCACGCCCTCGACGCCGAACGGTTCTCGCCCCGTGTCCTTCGTCTGCGTTCCGAAGACGGGCCCGAACCCGACGTAGTCCGCGCCGTCCGTCGCCGCCCGGATCGCCATCGCCTGGGTGTGCGCCGACACGCCCAACAGGCGCTTCCAGCCGAGAAGACGTCGCGCGACTCTCGCCGGCAGGTCGTCCGCGCCGACATGGAGACCGTCCGCATCGACGGCGAGCGCGATATCGAGCCGATCGTTGACGACAAACGTCACCTGGGCGTCCTCGCAGACACGCCGCGCCGCTTCCGCCTCGCGGAGCGCGTCGCGGATCGGCAGCAGCTTCTCGCGGAACTGGACGCCGTCGGCTCCGGCGTCTGCGGCGAGGCGGGCGAGCTCCGCGTGGGTGTAGCGTGTCTGGATGGTCGTGTCGGTGAGCACGTGCAGGCGGGGTACGGATCGCTTCATGGGCTCTAGGGCAGAAACCGCCAGAAGTGGTTCGTGGGCCCGTGTCCCTTGCCGATGGACGGCGCATGGCGGATCGCGCCTGCGACGTACTGCTTGGCGGCGCGCGCCGCATCGAACAATGGGGTCCCCGAGGCAAGCCGCGTCGCCAGCGCGGCGGAGAAGGTGCAGCCCGTCCCGTGGGTGCTCTTCGTCGCGTATCGGGGCCCGACGATGACGTGCGTCTCGTGACCATCGAACAGAACGTCGCGCGCGGATTCGTCGTCCTCGGCGTGGCCCCCCTTGACGATGACGGCGCGGCATCCGTACCGCGTGATGGCGCGAGCGGCTTTACCGGCGTCGTCCGCGCTTCGGATGGGGAGCTCTGCGAGGAGTTCCGCCTCAGGGATGTTCGGCGTAACCACGAGCGCCAGGGGCAGCAATCGTTCCTTCACGGCTTCGACCGCGTCGTCATGGAGCAGTTTGAAGCCGCTCTTGGAGACCATCACCGGGTCTACGACCAGGCGCTCGACGGAACGCACCGCCAGGCATTCCGCGACCGTCTCGACGATCTCCGACGACGAGAGCATGCCGGTCTTGACCGCATCGACGGGCAGATCGTCGAATACGGCGTCGAGCTGGGCGCGGATTACCTCAGTCGGTAGGTCGTAGGCGAGACGCACTTCGCACGTGTTCTGCGCCGTCACGGACGTGATGACGGACATGGCGTAGCCGCCGTTGGCGCTGATCGCCTTGATGTCCGCCTGGATGCCGGCTCCTCCGCCGGAGTCCGACCCAGCGATGGTCAGTACGCCGACCACGATACCTCCTACGCTAGATGAACAGCGTCACACGCGATTTGACCGCGTCTCCTAGGAAGGTTCCGACGCCGCCGTAGTCGAGCCCGTCCTCCATCTCGGCGTCGGTGATGCCGAGGATGTCCATCGCCATCGTGCAGGAGATGATCCGCACGCCCATCTCCTGCGCTACGTCCATCAGTTCGTCAAGCGAGGCGACGTTCTTGCTCGACATGATGGAGCGCATCATCTTGGCGCCGGCTCCGGCGAAGTTCATCTTCGACAACCCCAGCTTGCTCATGTTCTCGGGGAGCATCGCGCTGAACATCTTCTCCGGGAACGACTTCCCGGACATCTCCACCTGTTTCTTGATGATGCTCAAGCCCCAGAACGTGAAGTACATCGACACCTGGTAGCCCATCGCCAACGCGCCCGTCGCGATAATGAACGCCGCCATCGCGCGGTCGTAGTCGCCGCTGAAGCAGACGATCGTGACGCGGTCTTCCGGAAGCTGCGCCTCCAGCGCCTTGATACGGGCTTCGTACTTCTCTTCCAAAAGCTGGACGCGAGCCTCGACCTGTTCTGCGACCAGCGCAGCCAACTCCGTCGAGATCGCTGCGTTCTCCACCGTCGTCGCCATGTGACCTCCTTCGTCCTCGAGCCTACGAGCGGCGTCGGACGACGTGGACGTAGACTGTCTTGCCGTCTGCGCCGACCGTGTTCTCCTGGCTCACCAGCTCGTACTCGGGCCGGTTCTTGATCCACGCCTGGAAATCGGGAACTGATCCGCGATCTGTCGCCAGGACGCGGATCGACTCGCCGGGAGCCACCTGACGGATCGCCTGGCTCGCCCGCACGAGCGGCATCGGGCACTGAAGCCCGCGCGCGTCGATCACCTCACGAACGTCCGTATCGCTCTGTGCCATATCGGTCTACCTCACTGGGTTCGTTGTGAGATCGTCTCGGCAACGGCGGCGAGCTCGGGAATCCCTCCCAGCGCCCGAAGCGTGGCAGCACGCAGCTCCAGCTCTGGATCGGGCGCTTGGGCGGCGCTCGCCCCGTCCGCCGGCGACAGACGCCAGTAGGATAGCCCCACGATCACCTCCAGATGCAGATGCACCTCGGTGTCGTCGCGTGTTCCCTCCATGCTCGTGCCGCTCTTTCCGACGGTTCCGATCTCCTGCTCCGGCGTGACGTAGGTTCCCACCGGTAGGTTCTCGACGCTCCGTAGATGCCCGTAGATGGACAGGATCGGCTCCCGCTGGGCGTTCCTGCCGTGGTACACCCATACCTGGCGGCCTCGCAGCTTGTCGAGAATGTCGCCGTAGACGAAGTCCGGCGGCACGCCGAACGACCCCGGCGTCGCGCCGAGCTCCTGGCACCGTGCGAGCAGTTGGTTCCTGTAGGCGCCGGACATCGGCATGTACACCCGATCGACTCGGATGATGATCCCCGCCGCGACAGGATAGACCGGCTTGCCGGCGGGTATGCCGTAGAAGTCGGCTCCCTGGTGGATCCCATGGCGGTAGTCGCGCGGAACCCCAGGGCGGCGCACGTCCGCGACGGCAACAGGAACCCTCACTGGCATGGAGAAGGCTCCCGCGAGGTCCGTGTCCGTCACCGCGGAGACGTCCGGCATGGCGTACCGGCGAGCCAGCCGCTCGACGGGCGGCAGTATCCCGCGGAGATGCGCATACGGGTTCGCACCCGCGACGACGGCGATGCCCACGGCGACCGCCCAAGCCGCACACCGAGCCGCGCGCATCCGCCGCGACGCGCAGACCCGCTTGGAACGGTATGTTTCCGCCCGCGATGGAGTCGAACGCTTAACGCACATGGGAAGATGCGCCCCTCTGCCTCGTGACCATTATTGTACCGTAGGGGCAGGTGTTGCGCATGCACGATCTCCCGTTGCCATCCCCTGCGGGCTCGGCGAGAATGAGCCGCCGACCTACCAGGAGAACCTGTGCGCCGCCTCATGCTCATCCTGATCGCCGCGACAGCCGCCGCCTCTCCGGCGCACGCCGACAACTACTCGGACGTGTGGGGGCACTTCGCCGTTCTCGTCTGGCAGTACCGGACGCCGCCGCCGGGGCAGACCGCCGAACGCGCCTACGAC contains:
- the thiE gene encoding thiamine phosphate synthase — translated: MKRSVPRLHVLTDTTIQTRYTHAELARLAADAGADGVQFREKLLPIRDALREAEAARRVCEDAQVTFVVNDRLDIALAVDADGLHVGADDLPARVARRLLGWKRLLGVSAHTQAMAIRAATDGADYVGFGPVFGTQTKDTGREPFGVEGVAAFAVVSPVPVIAIGGVRASDAEAIIRAGAWGVAVISAVCADPDPRRAAADFVRAIRAALS
- the thiD gene encoding bifunctional hydroxymethylpyrimidine kinase/phosphomethylpyrimidine kinase — protein: MVGVLTIAGSDSGGGAGIQADIKAISANGGYAMSVITSVTAQNTCEVRLAYDLPTEVIRAQLDAVFDDLPVDAVKTGMLSSSEIVETVAECLAVRSVERLVVDPVMVSKSGFKLLHDDAVEAVKERLLPLALVVTPNIPEAELLAELPIRSADDAGKAARAITRYGCRAVIVKGGHAEDDESARDVLFDGHETHVIVGPRYATKSTHGTGCTFSAALATRLASGTPLFDAARAAKQYVAGAIRHAPSIGKGHGPTNHFWRFLP
- a CDS encoding M23 family metallopeptidase — protein: MCVKRSTPSRAETYRSKRVCASRRMRAARCAAWAVAVGIAVVAGANPYAHLRGILPPVERLARRYAMPDVSAVTDTDLAGAFSMPVRVPVAVADVRRPGVPRDYRHGIHQGADFYGIPAGKPVYPVAAGIIIRVDRVYMPMSGAYRNQLLARCQELGATPGSFGVPPDFVYGDILDKLRGRQVWVYHGRNAQREPILSIYGHLRSVENLPVGTYVTPEQEIGTVGKSGTSMEGTRDDTEVHLHLEVIVGLSYWRLSPADGASAAQAPDPELELRAATLRALGGIPELAAVAETISQRTQ